The Macrobrachium nipponense isolate FS-2020 chromosome 46, ASM1510439v2, whole genome shotgun sequence genome has a segment encoding these proteins:
- the LOC135214872 gene encoding uncharacterized protein LOC135214872, producing the protein MSEAYPDDNYTCEGLEAQYNNTYTRQQFVSYRIIYPLIIAIGVVSNAICIMILKKPKMRLVLANRYFLVLVLIDLMACVMSIPVATSVIGCSINSCDEAFYFGRFCWSFLEFLQPLSFYTLLFLSFDRFLAVWNFQYYRNHDKNKVFWRRIVVTLVVDIVLHIFYFVNVKVSCQNDNTKPRYVIEDAIRWNKGEIWHTAFLYFHTLVVRWIPWVSLTVFNTGLIIAIARGKLSNPDLPSSNEGRMELNLTLTLVAIICSTMAFTFPEAVYVTNFSSLCQNQCYGLHELFRAIANILQLLEHATTIVFLAILNPNFREELIKGMRMAFSCKENKESQMPVDVNAIIN; encoded by the exons ATGTCGGAGGCATATCCAGATGATAACTACACATGTGAGGGGTTGGAAGCTCAATATAATAACACATATACTAGACAACAGTTCGTAAGTTACAGAATCATCTACCCCCTGATCATTGCTATAGGTGTGGTCAGCAATGCGATCTGCATAATGATTCTCAAGAAACCGAAGATGAGACTTGTGTTGGCTAATCG GTACTTTCTCGTACTCGTACTGATAGATCTGATGGCGTGTGTGATGAGTATTCCTGTGGCGACTTCCGTTATCGGGTGCTCCATCAATTCATGCGACGAGGCCTTTTATTTTGGACGCTTCTGCTGGTCATTTCTTGAATTTTTACAACCTCTgagtttttacacattgctgtTTCTGTCCTTTGACAGATTCCTAGCAGTGTGGAACTTTCAGTACTATAGAAACCACGACAAGAACAAGGTCTTCTGGCGTAGGATTGTTGTTACGCTTGTAGTTGACATCGTCCTTCACATATTTTACTTCGTCAACGTGAAAGTTTCCTGTCAGAATGACAATACGAAGCCTCGTTACGTCATTGAAGATGCTATTCGTTGGAATAAAGGGGAAATTTGGCATACGGCattcttatattttcatacactCGTAGTTCGATGGATTCCTTGGGTATCCCTCACTGTATTCAACACTGGATTGATCATAGCTATTGCCAGGGGTAAATTAAGTAACCCAGATCTACCAAGCAGCAATGAAGGAAGGATGGAACTGAACCTTACCTTAACTCTTGTCGCAATCATTTGTTCAACCATGGCCTTCACTTTCCCAGAGGCGGTCTATGTGACCAACTTTTCTAGTCTCTGTCAGAATCAATGTTATGGTCTGCATGAGTTATTTAGAGCTATTGCTAACATTCTTCAGTTGCTTGAACACGCTACAACAATTGTTTTTTTAGCAATACTGAACCCGAACTTCAGAGAGGAGCTCATAAAGGGGATGAGGATGGCTTTCTCATGCAAAGAAAACAAGGAGAGTCAAATGCCCGTGGATGTGAACGCCATTATCAACTAA